CCCCAGGCGGCGGTAACACAACCACTTGAGCCGGGTAATGGGCACCTTGCGCCGCTCTAGCGGGCCGAGAAACTCCAGCTCAGCCCCTGCCTTTTGCAACAGTTCGGCGATCTTTTGCCCAGCCCCGTAGAGGCCCAGGTGGCGGCGGGGCCAGGAGGCGCGATCGCGCACATCGTAGGTGGTGGCGTAGGCAATTTTCATATGAACCAGGGTTGAGCGATGGCTAGCCCAACCCCTCAGCGACTGCCCCTAAGGTGCCCAATTGTTCCAGCCCAGCAACGTGAACAGCCCAGACGGGTGCCGCGCCAGCGGCATGGACGATTGGCGCGGCAGCGACCCGATGGCGGTTGCCTACTCCAGGGGCAGAGGATCCGCCAGCCGCACCTGGTCGCGGCCTTCGTGTTTGGCCTTGTAAAGGGCGGCATCGGCCTGCTTGATCAGGCTGGCCACACTGCCGCCGCTAGCCGGCAGCGCGCTGGCTACCCCCAAACTCATGGTGACGACCTTGGCCACAGCCGAATCCTGGTGGGGAATGCGGTGGGCCCGCACCAGCAGGCGAATATCTTCGGCGACGGTTTCGGCCCCTTTGATGTCGGTGTTGGGCAGCACAATGACAAACTCTTCACCCCCATAGCGGGCCACCAGATCGCCGGGGCGCTTGGCGGCGCGGGAGAGGGTGCGGGCTACCCGCCGCAGGCAGTCATCCCCAGCCTGGTGGCCATAGCGATCGTTAAACCCTTTGAAATAGTCAATGTCGGCCATGATCAACGCTACTGAGCCATTTTCTCGGCTCATGCGCCGCCATTCTTGATCTAAATACTGCTCTAGCCGCCGTCGATTGGCCACCTGGGTCAATCCATCGAGGTAGGCCATGCGCCTGAGCCGCTGGTTGGCTAGGGTGATCTCCCGGTGCATCTTGGCCTGCTGAATGGCGATGCCCACCTGGGTAGCCAGGTTTTGCAGCAGGCGCACGTCGGCCATCCGCCAGTCTCGCGGCGATCGGCACTGGTGGGCAATCAGTAGCCCCCAGAGGGTTTCATCCTGAAGCAGCGGCACCACAATCTCCGCCTGAATTTGAAAATACTCCAGAAACCCCAGCTGAGGAGCCGACAGATTTTGAGTGTAGACGTTTTCCACCGCCAGCCCGCGCCCGGCTCGATAGTGTGCCAGAAATTTTTCTCCCACTGACCAGGGGTCGCGCATTGTCCAGCCCAGCATGGGCGGATAGGCAGAGGCGCACGATTCTTGAATTACCTGCCCGCTCATGTCGGCCCCGCACTGAATCACAATGACGCGATCGGCCTCGATAAACTCGCGCACCGAAGCCACAGTTTGCTCCAGAATGCTGTCCAGGTCGAGCAGGCGACGAATGCGCTGGGCAATTTCGGCCACCAGACGCTCTCGCTGGGACTGGTGTTTAATCTCAGCCTCGACGCGTTTTTGCTCAGAAATATCCAGGGTAACTCCGGCCAGTCGCGGGGTCTGTTGGCCATCGTCAAACAGCTGCCCTCGAGCCGACAGCCAGCGCAGCTGACCATCGCTGCTGAGGATGCGAAACTCAACTGCGTAGCGTTGCCTTAGGCGAATGGCCTGCTGAATCGCCTGGTGTACCGTGGCCTGATCGTCTTGGTGCAGGTGGGTGAACAGGGTATCGTAGCTGCCGTCAAACTCGCCGGAGGCCAGCCCCATCAGCCGTTCTTGCTCCTCAGAAATTACGATGGTGCCCTGGGCAAGATCCCAGTCCCAGGTGCCCATCTGCGCCCCTTTGAGGGCCAGGGCCAGGCGCTCCTGCTGCTGCTGAAATAGGGCTACAGAGTAGTGGCAGGCTGTGAGGCCAGGGGGGGCGGGGGCGGCGGTATCAGCCGGGACAGGCAGCGTGTAGAACCCGTCGGGGGCGAGGAGCCCGAGCCAGTGGTGAGCCGCATCGACGACGGACAGGTAGAGCTGGTTGGGGTAGAGGGCGCTCAGGGCCAGAGGCCAGGCCAGGGATGGACCCAGGGGTTGCAGGTGGTTGAGGGGCGTCATCCACCGCTCAACGCGAACCTGGGACAGGTCAGCCAGCTCGGCTGTGGCCTGGGCGACGTTGGTGTAGCAAAACACTCCGGCTAAAACTCCGTCGCCATAGACCAGGGCGTAGGTTTTAGCCGCCAGGGCCATGGCTTCGACCACCCCCTGCACCGTGTCGTCTGTGTTGACTTTCAGCGGCGATGGATCGATGGTTGCTGTTGGGGCAGTGGCCTTAACCAGGTCGTTTTCAGGCACAGATTCGGAGCGATAGCTAGGGAGGAATGAATCGTTGGGGCGATCGCCTCAGTCGATGGCTCTGTAGACCGATGGATGCGATCGCGGGTGGCTAGTGCATCGACTATCAGCTGTGGATGGCGTAACAGTATGGTACTGGCAGCCGGTTGGATAAAATCTAGCATTCCCGATAGGGCAGACCGGTGGTCATTTATTGAGGGGGCTTAACAACCGCCGGGGCTCAGGGAGCAGGCCGGGGCTCAGGAGGCCGGGCGGTTGGCGCTGCGGGAGTTATCTATACTAAAGAGGTTCCCGAGCAACGTACTGAGCGAGCGTAATTCCCCTGTCTGAGCTGCCGTTGATCTACCACGAAACCCTGGACTTGCTGGAGTGGCCCCGGCTGTGCCAGCACCTGTCTACCTTTGCCGCCACCAAGCGAGGCACTCTGGCAGCCCAGGCCCTGCACCCCCCAGAGAGCCAGGGGGCCAGCGTCAGTCTGCTCACCCAAACCCAGGAGGCCGACTGGCTAGAGCAGCACAACAGCGGCCTCAACTTTGGCGGCATTCGCGATATTGGGTCGGCGGTGGAGCGGGCCCATCGCCAGGGCCTGCTCAGCGGCGAGGAGCTGCTGGCCATCGCCACCACCCTCAATGGCGCGCGCCAGCTGCGGCGCACCATTGACGCCCAGGCACCGGAAGATATACCGGTGTTGCAGGCTTTGGTGGCCGACCTGAGCACCCACCCGGAGCTAGAACAGCAGATTTACCACTGTGTTGACGATCGCGGCGATATTACCGACCGGGCCAGCCCCAAGCTCGGGGAGGTGCGCGATCGCCTCAAATCGACCCGCCAAGACATTCAGCAGCGGCTCCAGCGGATTTTGCAGCGCCAGGCCGGGGCCATGCAAGAGCCGTTGATTACCCAGCGGGGCGATCGCTTTGTGCTGCCGGTCAAAGCGCCCCAAAAAGACGCTGTACCCGGCATTGTGCACGATGCCTCGGCCAGCGGTGCCACCCTCTACATTGAGCCCCAGGCCGTAGTCGAGCTGGGCAACCGCCTGCGCCAGCTACAGCGCCAGGAAAAAACCGAGGAAGAGATCATCCTGCGGCAGCTCAGCGACGCCGTGGCCGCAGTCTACGACGACCTCACCCACCTGCTGGCGGTGGTCACCGAGCTAGATTTGGCCCACGCCCGCGCCCGCTACTCGCTGTGGCTGGGGGCCAACCCGCCCCGCTTCACTGAGCCCCATGAGCAAACCACCATGCGCCAGCTGCGCCACCCGTTACTGGTGTGGCAGCAGCGCCACGAACAGGGGCCTGAGGTGGTGCCGATCAACCTGCTGATTCGCCCCGAGCTGCGGGTGGTGGCGATTACCGGCCCCAATACCGGCGGCAAGACCGTCACCCTCAAAACCCTGGGTCTGGCGGCGCTGATGGCCCGCGCGGGCCTCTACGTACCGGCCCGTGAACCCGTTGAGATTCCCTGGTTTGGGCAGGTGCTAGCCGACATCGGCGATGAGCAGTCGATTGAGCAAAGTCTCTCGACGTTTTCGGGTCATATTCGCCGGATTGGGCGGATTTTAGCGGCGCTGGGTAGCGGGGGAGATGGGGAAGGTGAGGAAGATAGAGACGGTGGGGAAGGTGAAGAACTCACTGACTTCGTCTCTCCATCGCCCCCATCCTCCCTCACGTCCCCATCCTCCCTACCCCCTACCCCTCACCCCCCTACCCCCCTACCCCCTCACTCCTCCAACGCCCTCGTCCTGCTCGACGAAGTGGGCGCGGGCACCGACCCAACGGAGGGAACGGCGCTGGCCATTGCCCTGCTCAAGCACCTGGCCGAGCGGGCGCGGCTGACGATGGCGACGACCCACTACGGCGAGCTAAAGGCGCTGAAGTACCAGGATGGGCGGTTTGAGAATGCCTCGGTGGAGTTTGATGAGGCGACGCTGTCGCCGACCTACCGGCTGCTGTGGGGTATTCCGGGGCGCTCGAATGCGCTGGCGATCGCCCGTCGCCTGGGGCTTAATGCGGCGGTAATTGACGAAGCGGCAGCCCTGATGGCGACGGGGTCGCAGGATGACGTCAACCAGGTGATTGCCGGGCTGGAGGCCCAGCGCCGCCAGCAGGAGGCGCGATCGCAGGAGGCTGCCGAACTGCTGGCCGCCACCGAAAAGCTCCACCGCGAGGTGCAGCACAAGGCGGATATGCTGCGCGATCGCGAGCAGGAACTCAAGCTCCAGCAGCAGGCGGCGGTGCAGCAGGCGATCGCCGAGGCGAAGCGCGACATTGCCAAGGTGATTCGCCGCTTGCAGCAGGGTGACGCTACAGCTCAGGACGCTCAGAGGGCTACGGAGGCGGTGGATGCGATCGCCCAGTCCCGGCTACCGGCGGCAGCGCCAACTCCCACAAAACCGGGCTACCGCCCGGCGGTGGGCGATCGCGTCCGCATTCCCAGCCTGGGGCAAACCGCCGAGGTGCTCACCGCCCCCGACGACGACCACCGCATTACCGTGCGCTTTGGGCTGATGAAAACCACCGTCAGCCTGGCCGATATCGAGTCGCTGCGGGGCGAAAAGGCCGAGGTGCCGGTCAAAACCAAACCCATCGACACCGTGCCCGCCGCCCAGGCCGCGCCCCCCGCCCCCGCCATTCGCACCAGCCGCAACACCATCGACCTGCGCGGCATGCGGGTGGCCGAGGCCGAGTCAGTGCTGGAGGAGGCGATTGCCAAGGGCAGCGGTGCCCTGTGGATCATCCACGGCCACGGCACCGGCAAGCTCAAGGCCGGGGTGCACGAGTACCTCAAGCGCCACCCGCAGATTCAGCGGTTTGAGCCTGCGGCCCAGGCCGACGGCGGCGCTGGGGTAACGGTGGCCTACTTGTAAAAGGTAGGCCATCAAAATTGCTTTCGATCCCGATACACAGAGTTCAAAAGGTAAAATTCAAAATGAAAAATCCTTTACTCACGAGTGCTTTAAGCTCTTTACAATAGTCTTATTTCTGCCTTCCCGAACTGTGTCAGGATCATGACTAAAAAATGTCGTAGCGGATTTTTTCAAGTTCACGCTTGAGAATGCCAATATCAGTAGAGCAAATTTGATAAACCTCCTCTGGGTCAATATCAAAATAATCGTGAGCCAGAATATTTCTAATACCTTTGATATCCGACCAGTTGACGTCAGGATAGCGATCGAACCATTCATCACCGACGAGCCTGTGAATTCTTCTGATGTTTTCGCTAATAGCTATCAGCATCATGCCGATGGCGTCGAGGCGGTCGAGGCCATCATCGCTAGACAGAAAATCGTCGGGGTTTTGAATATTCGTAAAGCGGCGCTCAATTCTGCGAATCGCTTCTTCTACTTCAAGCAGCAATTCTAAAAGCAGGGAGCGATCATACATAGATGACGTCTCGATCGATTCTAGCTTTGAGAAAAGGATTCATTGACTCTCTGTAGCGAATAACATCGACCTCTCTGCCGAATATTTCCTCAAGTTCGGCTTTTAGTTGGGCTCGTTTCAGTATGTTTGGTTGCATGTGGACAACCACATCAATATCACTGTTGTTTTGGGCTTCGTCCCTGGCTGTTGAACCAAAAATGCCGATTTTGCTGATTGAATACTGCTTGATTAGCTCAGACTTAATCGTCTGGAGCTGAATCAGCACCTGCTCTCGATCGCCAGAGTTGATTGATTGTGTCGCCATAGAAGCGCTCTCCGGTGCTGGTGCCAGGCGTGGTGGTAGTGCAGCGGCGACCGTGGGGTCTGCCAACAAAATCATAACCTTTTGGTTAAAGATGCTCGGTGGCCTCGGCAGGCTGTATCGAAATTGGTAACAACGCCGCTGGGCTCAGATCGCCGTGGCACAGTGAATGGACAAACTTCCATAAAACGAGTGTGAGGCCCCATGAAAATTAAGTCATTTACCCCCAGACGGATGGCGGCGGCGGCGGTGATGTCGGCGACCCTGGTGTCGGGGCTGAGTTTTGTGCCTGTGTTTACCCCCACCGCGATCGCCCAGGAGGCGGCTATGAGAACGCTAACCGTGACCGGCCAGGGCGAGGAGTCGGTGCAGACCACCAAGACCCAGATTGACCTGGGGGTCGATGTGCAGGGCACCGATGCCGAAGCGGTGCAGCGCGAAGTGGCCCAGCGCTCGGCGGCGGTGGTTGAGCTGCTGCGATCGCGCTCGGTTGAAAAGCTCGAAACCACGGGCATTCAGCTCAGCCCCCGCTACAACTACGAGAATGGCCGCAACGATGTGATTGGCTACACCGGCAGCAATACCGTCAGCTTTCGGGTGCCCACCGAGAGCGCGGGCGTGCTGCTCGACGATGCGGTAAATGCCGGGGCCAACCAGATTCGCAGCGTCAGCTTTGTGGCCGAAGACGCCGCCCTGGAAACCGCCCGTCAGCAGGCCCTGCGCGAGGCCGTCGAAGACGCCCAGTCCCAGGCGGGGGTGGTGCTGGGCAGTTTGAATCTGCGATCGCAGGAGATTGTCAGCATTCAAATCAACGGGGCCGCCCCGCCCATGCCCGTGCCCATGCCACGGCGGGCCGAGTACGCCATGCAGAGCGACGCTTCTACGCCAGTGGTAGGAGGCGAGCAGACCGTGCAGGCCCAGGTGACTCTACAGATTCGCTATTGAACTCAGGTCATCGGTGACGGCGATGGCGGCGCTCCAGCACCATCGGGATCTGCCCAGCCAGGCAGCGTATCCTAGAGAGAGCGTGTCCTATAGCTGTGGCCAGTCTGGTTAAGTCATTGCCTCAAACGTTGAAACGTTTTGACGTTGGAATGTTTAAGGCAATGTCCTAATCTCGGTGGCTGTAGCTATGCTGAGACACGCTCTTTGTATCTGCTGATCGTCTGATGACCACCATGCCCGAGCTTGTCTCAATTCAGGTGGGGTTGCCCCAAACCCTGGGCACCGCAACCGCCGCCGACCCGATGGATCAGCCCTGGACCACCGGCTTCTTTAAGCAGCCGATCGCGGGGGAGGTGTGGCTGGGCTGCACCAACCTGGCGGGGGATGGCCAGGCCGACCTGAAAAACCACGGCGGCGTAGACAAAGCCGTGCTGGCCTACAGCGCCGAGCACTACCCCGACTGGCGATCGCACCTGCACCACCTTGAGCTGCCCTACGGCGGCTTTGGCGAAAATTTCACCGTGGCGGGGCAGACCGAGGCCGAGGTCTGCATCGGCGACACCTATGCGATCGGCGGTGCCCGAGTGCAGGTTTCCCAGCCCCGGCAGCCCTGCTGGAAGCTGGCTCGCCGCTGGCGCGTAGGGGATCTGGCCCTCCAGGTGAAGGCCAACGGTCGCAGCGGCTGGTATTTTCGGGTGCTGGAAGAGGGTACAGTCGAGCCGGGGCTGGCGATAGCGCTGTGCGATCGCCCCTATCCCGAGTGGACGGTGGCCCGCGCCAACCGCATCATGCACCACAACCTGGGCGATCGCGCGGCGGCGCTGGAGCTAGCCCGCTGCCCCCTGCTGTCGCGCAACTGGCAGGAAAAATTGCTCAAGCGGGGGGCGCGACCCTAGCGGTCGCCTCCAGGGCGCAGACCCGAGCGGGCTGGCGAGACACAATCCGCAGCTCGTGGGGATAGCGCGGGCGGGGGTCGTTTACCAGCCAGATCGGCGGTACCATAGTGGCCTCGTAGCCCTCGATTTCGTAGAGTACACCGGGCCGATCGACCTGCTCGACCAGAGTACCGGGCAGGTACTCAAACAGCTCATCCCAGTCGATGGATGGCTCACTAGAGTCGGTGGGGTGCATCAAGCGTAAAAGTGGCTTTTGTGCAGCAGGGTTTCGCCGTGGTTGGGCACCCAGGCAACCCAGGTGTCAGGCGACTCCTGGCACAGCAGCTTGGCCTCGGCGGCGGCGTACTCGCTGGGCAGTTCGGCCAGCTTGACCCAGGTGTCGCGGGTGTAGGTGATATGGCACACGGGCCGCCAGCTTGAAACCGGTTTGAGGTCAGCCTGGCTGCGGAGTTGTGGGGTCATGAAGATCGCCTCTAAGGGGTGGATGCCAACGAAAGCGCTCTCTTTAAGAAAAAAGAGAAGGCTCACTGGGCATTTCTGTATTCATTTTTACAAAATAACCGATAAAAAAGCTGCGATCGCGCTAGATAAATTCACAAACCCTGACCTGCTGGCGCATTTTCTCAAACCCATCACAAATCTGCCCCCGTGCCGCTAGGGCACAGGAGCAGGTTGCAGGTCGTGGGCTAAGCCCCACAGGGCACGGCAGGAATCCCGGCCTTAGCCGCTATTGCAGCAGGGGATGTAGTCAGGACACGTTGACACGCATAGGCCTCTGGCAGGGGCATCGCATGCAATGCCCCTGCCAGAGGCCTGTCCTAACCCAGTGGGCTGCTGCAATAAAATCTACCTGCGATCGCTGAGCGGGTCAGCGATGTACTTAAAGTCAGGCTCAGAGTTCCAGGGACCGCGCTGATCGTTCCCGTTGCCATCGCTGGAGAGATTGTAGTAAAGCTCCACCGTGTCGTCGGGCTGAATGTTGCCAAACATTGGGTCGGTCAGCTTGCCCATGGCGTCTAAGGCGTTCATGAACATCTTGGTGTGAGAAATTTCTCGGGTCAGCAGGTGGTGCAGGGTTTTTTTAGTGCCCTCGTCAGTGGCAAGTTTAATCAGCGATTCGTAGGTCTGGCGGGCACCTGCCTCAGCCGCAATGTTGGCCCGCAGGTCTCTGACTACATCCCCACCTTCGTTAAGGTAGCTGGCGGTCCAGTTGTTGCCCTGGCTGTCGAGAAAATGAGGCCCCATGCCGCGCACGGCGAACAGGGTGCTGTTGTAGGCTTCGGTTTGGTCGGTGTTTTTGGTGTGAATCTCAATCAATTTGCCCACCATTTCTAAGTGGCCAAACTCTTCGACTGCAATGTCTTGGAGCATGTCTTTGATGCCCGCATCTTCGACATGAAACGACTGCACCCAGTACTGCAAGGCGGCGGAAAGCTCGCCAGTAGCCCCACCAAACTGCTCGAGCAGCAGCTGAGCAAATACGGGATTGGCTTTGCCAACTTGAACGGTGTGAACGGGATCTTTTTTGTGGAAAAACATAGTTGCTGTTGGTAAATTTTTCTGGACTGCGGCGTTGAGTGAATGGCAAAGGTCGCGAAAACTGACGTCGAGTCCAGGGCCCCACCAGGATGGCCCCGCTGCACAGAAAACAAATTTAGCTAACCTGTTCAACACTGACAGCCAGCCGCTGCTGCCCCTATAGCTGTCGGTCGCTGAGGGCCAGCAGGTGCTAAGGGCTAGCAGGGGTTGGAACTGCGTTGGGCATTACATCAACTGCGCTTGATCACACCTTAGGGGCAAAATTTTCAACCTTCCTCTACATATGTGAGGATATAGGCAGAAACTCAACTCAAACAAAATTTGTCGGGGCGATGTCGATGGCGTTTGCTGACAGCAGCTTGGCCATCACATCAAGGGAAGCACTGTTTATTACAAAGGTGTTGTCGGCCTCTGCCCCGGTACCCTGGGCCAAAATGACATCAAAGAAAGTGGCGTTGGTGAAGGTATCCATCGCCGGGTCAAAATCTAGGACGGTTGTTACCCCTGGGCCATCAAAAAGGGCGAAAATGTTCTGGCCGCCGCCCCCCGAAACGGTGTTATTGCCCGCGCTACCGTCGATCAGGTCATTGCCCCCAGCCCCTAGCAGGGTATCGTTGCCGCTGCCGCCCAAAAGCTGATCGTCGCCGCCGGAACCTTCCAGAATGTTGGTGCCTGAGAACCTGCGCGTGTCGCCGCTGATGTAGGTAATACCGGCAAAGTCTCCGTCGAAGATGTTGTTTTCAACAACAACGCCTGAAAAGGCTTCGGCGGGTTCTCGGTTGTCAAAGGCCACGGCGGCGGTGGCAATATCGCTAAAGCGGTTGTCGCTGATCTCAATATTGAACTGAGTGCCCTGCACGGAAGTGCCCTCGGCGGCGGCCAGGCGAATGCCGTAGAAAAAGTCTGAAAAGCGGTTGCCGACGATGTCTAATCCCGCCAAATCGCGATCGTCTAGGGTGACGATGCCGTCGTAGGCCCCAGAAAAGGTGTTGTCGGCAATGACCACGTTGGTGGTGGAGCTGGCTGAACCGTCATCGTCTAAGGAAAGCTGGAGGTTGTAGAGGGCGGCCTCGAAGACCGCATCGGCGTCAGAAAAGTCGTTTACCCCCAGGTCGATGACGTTTCTAAGCACTTCTACATTCTGGGAGTTGTCGATCTGAATGCCCCGTCGCCCCAGGGCACTGGCGTCGTCGTGGCGACCCAGGTTGTCGGCAATAATCAGGCCATCAATGTTGTCAATGCGCATGATGGAGGCGTTGCTGCCGGTAATGCCCTCAAAGGCATTCTGGGTAATTGACCAGTTGGCCCCGCCCGTGGGGGCCCCGCCGCTGCCAAAGCCGTTGGTAATAAAGGTCTGGTTGTTGTCGGTTAAGCCCACAAAATCGTTGAAGGCAATGCTGATATTGCTGAAGTTGACGCTGCCGTCGCTGCCGCCGCGAATGGCAGCGGTGTCGTTGGCGAACTCAAACCCCAGAATGGAGATATTGTTGTCCCCCAGGGTGAGCGCCCCCTGAATGATCGATTCTGGGCCACGGGTGTCATCGCTGCCCGCCAGGCCAAAGTTGGCTCCAATTAGGGTCAATTCTTTGTCGAGCAGCACGTCTTCGCTGTAAGTACCGGCGGCGGCGATTAAAATGTAGCCGTCGCTGGCCGCGTCAACTGCCGCCTGAAGATTGCTAAAACCGCCCACCAGGTTGTTGCTGGTGTCGAAGAGCTGGAGGGGCAAAGGCAGGGTGCTGCTGGAGTTTAACCCGGCCACCAGGGTGATGTCGGGGTCAGACTTACCCAGGGGAAAGGGGCCTGGCAACAGGCCAGCCAGCAGGTTAAACCCTCTGGTTTGGTTGAGGGTGACCACCCCCTGACCGTCGGCCCCTGCCACCGTGTCGATGGGCAGCAAATTGACAATCTGAACGGCATCGATCGCCTCGCCGGGAGCCAGGCCAAAATCGCTGAGATCGAAGGCTGTGGCAAAGAGCCCGGTGCCGTCGTTGGGGCCTGAAATCGCCGTTTCGTCGTAGCTGTCAACTAGCTCGTAGCGAAAGGGGGTAAATTGCCCAGTTCCTGCACTGCGCACGGCAACGGCATAGTCCTCGGGGGCTCGGGCAAACCCGTTTTCGAAGACAAC
The Nodosilinea sp. PGN35 DNA segment above includes these coding regions:
- a CDS encoding diguanylate cyclase, which translates into the protein MPENDLVKATAPTATIDPSPLKVNTDDTVQGVVEAMALAAKTYALVYGDGVLAGVFCYTNVAQATAELADLSQVRVERWMTPLNHLQPLGPSLAWPLALSALYPNQLYLSVVDAAHHWLGLLAPDGFYTLPVPADTAAPAPPGLTACHYSVALFQQQQERLALALKGAQMGTWDWDLAQGTIVISEEQERLMGLASGEFDGSYDTLFTHLHQDDQATVHQAIQQAIRLRQRYAVEFRILSSDGQLRWLSARGQLFDDGQQTPRLAGVTLDISEQKRVEAEIKHQSQRERLVAEIAQRIRRLLDLDSILEQTVASVREFIEADRVIVIQCGADMSGQVIQESCASAYPPMLGWTMRDPWSVGEKFLAHYRAGRGLAVENVYTQNLSAPQLGFLEYFQIQAEIVVPLLQDETLWGLLIAHQCRSPRDWRMADVRLLQNLATQVGIAIQQAKMHREITLANQRLRRMAYLDGLTQVANRRRLEQYLDQEWRRMSRENGSVALIMADIDYFKGFNDRYGHQAGDDCLRRVARTLSRAAKRPGDLVARYGGEEFVIVLPNTDIKGAETVAEDIRLLVRAHRIPHQDSAVAKVVTMSLGVASALPASGGSVASLIKQADAALYKAKHEGRDQVRLADPLPLE
- a CDS encoding endonuclease MutS2; protein product: MIYHETLDLLEWPRLCQHLSTFAATKRGTLAAQALHPPESQGASVSLLTQTQEADWLEQHNSGLNFGGIRDIGSAVERAHRQGLLSGEELLAIATTLNGARQLRRTIDAQAPEDIPVLQALVADLSTHPELEQQIYHCVDDRGDITDRASPKLGEVRDRLKSTRQDIQQRLQRILQRQAGAMQEPLITQRGDRFVLPVKAPQKDAVPGIVHDASASGATLYIEPQAVVELGNRLRQLQRQEKTEEEIILRQLSDAVAAVYDDLTHLLAVVTELDLAHARARYSLWLGANPPRFTEPHEQTTMRQLRHPLLVWQQRHEQGPEVVPINLLIRPELRVVAITGPNTGGKTVTLKTLGLAALMARAGLYVPAREPVEIPWFGQVLADIGDEQSIEQSLSTFSGHIRRIGRILAALGSGGDGEGEEDRDGGEGEELTDFVSPSPPSSLTSPSSLPPTPHPPTPLPPHSSNALVLLDEVGAGTDPTEGTALAIALLKHLAERARLTMATTHYGELKALKYQDGRFENASVEFDEATLSPTYRLLWGIPGRSNALAIARRLGLNAAVIDEAAALMATGSQDDVNQVIAGLEAQRRQQEARSQEAAELLAATEKLHREVQHKADMLRDREQELKLQQQAAVQQAIAEAKRDIAKVIRRLQQGDATAQDAQRATEAVDAIAQSRLPAAAPTPTKPGYRPAVGDRVRIPSLGQTAEVLTAPDDDHRITVRFGLMKTTVSLADIESLRGEKAEVPVKTKPIDTVPAAQAAPPAPAIRTSRNTIDLRGMRVAEAESVLEEAIAKGSGALWIIHGHGTGKLKAGVHEYLKRHPQIQRFEPAAQADGGAGVTVAYL
- a CDS encoding DUF86 domain-containing protein produces the protein MYDRSLLLELLLEVEEAIRRIERRFTNIQNPDDFLSSDDGLDRLDAIGMMLIAISENIRRIHRLVGDEWFDRYPDVNWSDIKGIRNILAHDYFDIDPEEVYQICSTDIGILKRELEKIRYDIF
- a CDS encoding nucleotidyltransferase family protein — protein: MATQSINSGDREQVLIQLQTIKSELIKQYSISKIGIFGSTARDEAQNNSDIDVVVHMQPNILKRAQLKAELEEIFGREVDVIRYRESMNPFLKARIDRDVIYV
- a CDS encoding SIMPL domain-containing protein — encoded protein: MKIKSFTPRRMAAAAVMSATLVSGLSFVPVFTPTAIAQEAAMRTLTVTGQGEESVQTTKTQIDLGVDVQGTDAEAVQREVAQRSAAVVELLRSRSVEKLETTGIQLSPRYNYENGRNDVIGYTGSNTVSFRVPTESAGVLLDDAVNAGANQIRSVSFVAEDAALETARQQALREAVEDAQSQAGVVLGSLNLRSQEIVSIQINGAAPPMPVPMPRRAEYAMQSDASTPVVGGEQTVQAQVTLQIRY
- a CDS encoding MOSC domain-containing protein, producing MPELVSIQVGLPQTLGTATAADPMDQPWTTGFFKQPIAGEVWLGCTNLAGDGQADLKNHGGVDKAVLAYSAEHYPDWRSHLHHLELPYGGFGENFTVAGQTEAEVCIGDTYAIGGARVQVSQPRQPCWKLARRWRVGDLALQVKANGRSGWYFRVLEEGTVEPGLAIALCDRPYPEWTVARANRIMHHNLGDRAAALELARCPLLSRNWQEKLLKRGARP
- a CDS encoding manganese catalase family protein, with product MFFHKKDPVHTVQVGKANPVFAQLLLEQFGGATGELSAALQYWVQSFHVEDAGIKDMLQDIAVEEFGHLEMVGKLIEIHTKNTDQTEAYNSTLFAVRGMGPHFLDSQGNNWTASYLNEGGDVVRDLRANIAAEAGARQTYESLIKLATDEGTKKTLHHLLTREISHTKMFMNALDAMGKLTDPMFGNIQPDDTVELYYNLSSDGNGNDQRGPWNSEPDFKYIADPLSDRR